One genomic region from Candidatus Eisenbacteria bacterium encodes:
- the gnd gene encoding decarboxylating 6-phosphogluconate dehydrogenase — protein MKVGMVGLGRMGANMVTRLLRGGHSVVAFDRKAASREAAQAHGAVPAETIPRLVELLERPRSVWIMVPSGAPVDEVLGTLHGLLSPGDTVIDGGNSNYRDSMRRAGEAAAKGLRFMDAGTSGGIWGLEKGYCMMVGAEPDVYAHHEPLLKTLAPPDGCMHVGPPGAGHYVKMIHNGIEYGMLQAYGEGFEILKASPFPLDLGAISHLWNQGSVVRSWLLELAERAFAADPELEQIRGYVEDSGEGRWTVQEAMDLSVPAPVLTLSLLARFRSRQDESFGAKVIAALRNEFGGHAVRKS, from the coding sequence ATGAAAGTCGGAATGGTGGGCCTGGGGCGCATGGGCGCCAACATGGTGACCCGGTTGCTCCGCGGCGGCCACTCGGTGGTGGCATTCGATCGAAAGGCCGCGTCGCGCGAGGCGGCACAGGCCCACGGGGCCGTGCCCGCGGAGACCATCCCACGCCTGGTGGAACTCCTGGAGCGGCCGCGCAGCGTGTGGATCATGGTGCCCTCCGGCGCCCCGGTGGACGAGGTGCTGGGCACGCTCCATGGGCTGCTGTCCCCGGGCGACACCGTGATCGACGGCGGCAACTCCAACTACCGCGATTCCATGCGCCGGGCCGGCGAGGCCGCGGCGAAGGGGCTCCGGTTCATGGACGCCGGCACCAGCGGCGGAATCTGGGGCCTGGAGAAGGGCTACTGCATGATGGTCGGCGCCGAGCCCGACGTGTACGCCCACCACGAGCCGCTGCTGAAGACGCTGGCGCCGCCGGACGGCTGCATGCACGTGGGCCCCCCGGGAGCGGGCCACTACGTGAAGATGATCCACAACGGCATCGAATACGGGATGCTGCAGGCCTACGGCGAAGGCTTCGAGATTCTCAAAGCCTCGCCGTTCCCGCTGGACCTGGGGGCCATCTCGCACCTGTGGAACCAGGGCAGCGTGGTTCGTTCGTGGCTGCTGGAGCTGGCCGAGCGGGCCTTCGCCGCCGACCCCGAACTGGAGCAGATCCGCGGCTACGTGGAGGACTCCGGCGAGGGCCGCTGGACGGTGCAGGAGGCCATGGACCTCAGCGTGCCCGCGCCGGTGCTCACCCTCTCGCTGCTGGCGCGCTTCCGGTCCAGGCAGGACGAGTCCTTCGGCGCGAAGGTGATCGCAGCGCTGCGCAACGAATTCGGCGGCCACGCGGTCAGGAAATCGTGA
- a CDS encoding glucose-6-phosphate isomerase, translating to MGSGTHAFAVTSALSRLDRPLADTLTGLQRDQAARRLWQHDPSLWTDDPAHVRVVTSRLGWLHVPDISAAALPGLGTLVGQLTSEGFRHALLLGMGGSSLCPEVLRSVFGVAPGHLDVQVLDNTSPESVRAAEAACDPSRTIFVVSSKSGTTVESASFQEYFLRRVGELGVSDPASRFLVITDPGTSLARQATERGFRGAFLNPPDIGGRYSALSLFGVVPAALLGLDLTAFLAHARAMAAACGPDVPAAENPGLYLGAALGMAARHGFDKLTFLPSPSLAPLGSWLEQLVAESTGKSGRGVVPVDGEPRAAASAYGPDRVFAAFSLEGEHRENEAFAAELAALGHPVLTWRLPEREALAAEFFRWEVATAVLGALLEVDPFDEPNVTESKDTTRVLLAEGAAGEGLVTLLATPSMVLQAGPKYSPRLGAAVRATGRDAGSPAAWLAAHLESVHESDYLALCAYIHRTGGREARLQGIRSRLGAAHAVTLGYGPRFLHSTGQLHKGGPDTGVFLQFTAEDGAELAIPGSAFGFRALRDAQALGDLLVLDRRGRRALRVHLPQGPDAGLEAVTAELSRALELAGPLRPAVRRTLP from the coding sequence ATGGGATCGGGAACCCACGCATTCGCGGTCACGAGCGCGCTTTCGCGGCTCGACCGTCCCCTCGCGGACACGCTCACCGGGTTGCAGCGCGACCAGGCTGCCCGGCGCCTCTGGCAGCACGACCCTTCGCTGTGGACCGACGATCCCGCCCACGTCCGCGTGGTGACCTCGCGCCTGGGCTGGCTGCACGTCCCTGACATCTCGGCCGCGGCGCTCCCGGGCCTGGGGACGCTCGTGGGGCAGCTGACCTCCGAGGGATTCCGTCACGCGCTGCTGCTGGGCATGGGTGGATCCAGCCTGTGCCCCGAGGTCCTGCGCTCGGTGTTCGGCGTGGCCCCGGGCCACCTCGACGTGCAGGTCCTGGACAACACCTCCCCTGAATCCGTGCGCGCCGCCGAGGCCGCCTGCGATCCCTCGCGCACCATCTTCGTGGTCTCGAGCAAGTCCGGCACCACGGTGGAGAGCGCGTCGTTCCAGGAGTACTTCCTGCGCCGCGTCGGCGAACTGGGCGTGTCGGATCCCGCCTCGCGCTTCCTGGTCATCACCGATCCGGGCACCTCGCTCGCGCGGCAGGCCACCGAGCGCGGCTTTCGCGGCGCGTTCCTGAACCCGCCCGACATCGGGGGCCGCTATTCGGCGCTCTCGCTCTTCGGGGTGGTCCCCGCTGCGCTGCTGGGATTGGACCTGACGGCCTTCCTGGCCCACGCGCGCGCCATGGCCGCCGCGTGCGGCCCCGACGTGCCGGCCGCGGAGAACCCCGGCCTGTACCTGGGCGCCGCCCTGGGCATGGCGGCCCGGCACGGCTTCGACAAGCTCACTTTCCTGCCCTCGCCCTCGCTGGCCCCGCTGGGGAGCTGGCTGGAACAGCTGGTGGCGGAGAGCACCGGCAAATCCGGCCGCGGGGTGGTGCCGGTGGACGGCGAGCCCCGCGCCGCGGCGTCCGCCTACGGACCCGACCGCGTGTTCGCGGCCTTCTCTCTGGAGGGCGAGCACCGGGAGAACGAGGCGTTCGCCGCGGAGCTGGCCGCGCTGGGCCATCCCGTCCTCACCTGGCGCCTTCCGGAGCGGGAGGCCCTGGCGGCCGAGTTCTTCCGCTGGGAGGTGGCCACGGCGGTTCTGGGCGCGCTGCTCGAGGTGGACCCCTTCGACGAGCCCAACGTGACCGAGAGCAAGGACACCACCCGCGTGCTGCTGGCGGAGGGCGCGGCGGGGGAGGGGCTGGTGACCCTGCTCGCCACGCCCTCGATGGTGCTGCAGGCCGGCCCGAAGTACTCCCCGCGCCTGGGGGCGGCGGTGCGCGCGACGGGCCGGGACGCGGGCTCGCCCGCGGCGTGGCTGGCCGCGCACCTGGAATCGGTGCACGAGAGCGACTACCTGGCGCTGTGCGCGTACATCCACCGCACCGGGGGGCGCGAGGCGCGGCTGCAGGGCATCCGCTCCCGGCTGGGTGCGGCCCACGCGGTTACGCTGGGCTATGGGCCCCGCTTCCTGCATTCCACCGGGCAGCTCCACAAGGGTGGCCCGGACACCGGTGTCTTCCTCCAGTTCACGGCCGAGGATGGCGCGGAGCTGGCCATTCCGGGCTCCGCATTCGGGTTCCGCGCGCTGCGCGACGCGCAGGCGCTGGGGGACCTGCTGGTGCTGGATCGCCGCGGGCGCCGGGCGCTGCGCGTGCACCTGCCCCAGGGGCCGGACGCGGGGCTGGAGGCGGTGACGGCGGAGCTTTCCCGGGCGCTCGAGCTTGCCGGGCCACTCCGGCCGGCCGTGCGCCGGACACTTCCCTAG
- a CDS encoding Rrf2 family transcriptional regulator, which produces MHFSLSTQFGLRILLFAAPVNRKTTTREIAQFYGLPLDPVRKAARRLGRLGYLDTERGQTGGLRLSRPASEIPLGSVVRQLEGEESGNSAYEGFARPHAEALRHAIREAESHFWEKLDHVALSELTSRTDVTESGSHPGEDQRAA; this is translated from the coding sequence ATGCACTTCAGTCTCAGTACCCAGTTCGGACTTCGCATCCTGCTGTTCGCCGCCCCGGTGAATCGCAAGACCACCACGCGCGAAATCGCCCAGTTCTACGGCCTGCCCCTGGACCCGGTGCGCAAGGCGGCCCGCCGCCTCGGGCGCCTGGGCTACCTCGACACCGAACGCGGCCAGACCGGCGGGCTGCGCCTGTCGCGTCCCGCAAGCGAAATTCCCCTGGGCTCGGTGGTGCGCCAGCTGGAGGGCGAGGAATCCGGCAACAGCGCCTACGAAGGCTTCGCGCGTCCGCACGCCGAGGCCCTGCGCCACGCCATCCGCGAGGCCGAGTCGCACTTCTGGGAGAAGCTGGATCACGTGGCCCTCTCGGAGCTGACGTCGCGCACCGACGTCACCGAGTCGGGCTCTCACCCGGGAGAGGACCAGCGGGCCGCCTAG
- a CDS encoding TonB-dependent receptor, whose amino-acid sequence MSRFRVRRGVSVLVLVFGALALPPAISPARAEEEDPFALAREEAVVEGAARRVQSLGEAPAVVTVISAAEIARYGWTTLAEVLRSVRGFYVTNDHNYMYAGVRGVGRPSDYNNRLLLMLNGQKVNGPVYEDASVGEDFGLDLRLVRRIEIIRGPISALYGSDAVFGVIHIVTRDPGEQQASSARILAGDHGWAEGSGYAAVPVGTGGGLLVSLRGFRTDGRSLRFPELAGPETPDGLVTGADGERGRSAFVSLRSRNWSLDGFYTGRTKWVPTASYGTLPGSRGTHTFDERAYLQVRRTDQLSPSLGVELRAFGGATHYDGLYEYAPAGSGGAPVQQVDVAEGWEAGLEARVTRALGARHSLQAGGLLELHPRLRQWTYDLEPASEYLRSYTSSRELSAYVQLESHFGTALTATGALRFDATHSSMGVGDVAEWSPHLALVWNAGRAGTIKALGGTSYRQPTPYELYYQPSYFGYAAPELRSERILGLELAWELPVGRGTFVLSGFHNHLQDLVDQEASGDTIFLRNLGVANTNGLEAEWMHPVLGGTARAWICLQRTEDEAGGSLSNSPRATAAIRFTRPWLRERLETAFEYQFASSRLTLLGSTAEPVHLVHLNVTCAPWGGATRFSLGVRNLLGRAYSDPGGPEHREDLLPQYGRVVRVALQTGRE is encoded by the coding sequence GTGTCGCGTTTCCGCGTTCGCCGCGGCGTGTCCGTGCTGGTTCTCGTTTTCGGGGCCCTGGCCCTGCCCCCGGCCATCTCCCCGGCCCGCGCCGAGGAGGAGGACCCCTTCGCCCTCGCCCGCGAGGAGGCGGTGGTGGAGGGGGCCGCCCGCAGGGTCCAGAGCTTGGGGGAGGCCCCCGCGGTGGTCACTGTCATCTCCGCCGCGGAGATCGCCCGGTACGGCTGGACCACGCTGGCCGAGGTGCTGCGCTCGGTGCGCGGCTTCTACGTCACCAACGACCATAACTACATGTACGCCGGCGTGCGCGGTGTGGGCCGCCCCTCCGACTACAACAACCGGCTGCTGCTGATGCTGAACGGGCAGAAGGTGAACGGGCCCGTCTACGAGGACGCATCCGTCGGCGAGGACTTCGGGCTGGACCTGCGCCTGGTCCGCAGGATCGAGATCATCCGCGGCCCGATCTCGGCGCTGTACGGCTCGGACGCGGTGTTCGGGGTGATCCACATCGTCACCCGCGACCCCGGGGAGCAGCAGGCCAGCTCGGCCCGGATCCTGGCGGGCGACCACGGCTGGGCGGAGGGTTCCGGGTACGCCGCCGTTCCCGTGGGCACGGGGGGCGGGCTGCTGGTGTCCCTGCGCGGATTCCGTACGGATGGCCGGTCTCTCCGCTTTCCCGAGCTGGCGGGGCCGGAGACTCCCGACGGCCTGGTGACCGGGGCGGACGGGGAGCGCGGCCGCAGCGCGTTCGTGTCCCTGCGCTCGCGCAACTGGAGCCTGGACGGGTTCTACACCGGCCGCACCAAGTGGGTGCCGACCGCCTCCTATGGCACGCTGCCCGGCAGCCGGGGCACGCACACCTTCGACGAGCGGGCGTACCTCCAGGTGCGTCGGACGGACCAGCTTTCGCCCTCGCTGGGGGTGGAACTGCGCGCCTTCGGGGGGGCCACCCACTACGACGGCCTGTACGAGTACGCGCCGGCCGGGAGCGGCGGCGCGCCCGTGCAGCAGGTGGATGTCGCCGAGGGATGGGAGGCCGGGCTGGAGGCGCGCGTCACGCGGGCGCTGGGGGCGCGGCACTCGCTGCAGGCGGGCGGACTGCTGGAACTGCATCCCAGGCTGCGGCAGTGGACCTACGACTTGGAGCCGGCCTCCGAGTACCTGCGCAGCTACACCTCGTCGCGCGAGCTTTCGGCCTACGTGCAGCTCGAGTCCCACTTCGGAACCGCGCTGACCGCCACGGGGGCGCTGCGCTTTGACGCGACCCACTCCAGCATGGGCGTGGGTGACGTGGCCGAATGGAGCCCGCACCTGGCCCTGGTGTGGAACGCGGGCCGGGCCGGCACGATCAAGGCCCTGGGCGGCACGTCGTACCGCCAGCCCACGCCCTACGAGCTCTACTACCAGCCTTCCTACTTCGGATACGCCGCGCCGGAACTGCGCAGCGAGCGGATCCTGGGCCTGGAACTGGCGTGGGAGCTCCCCGTGGGGCGCGGCACGTTCGTGCTCTCCGGCTTCCACAATCACCTGCAGGACCTGGTGGACCAGGAGGCGAGCGGGGACACCATCTTCCTGCGCAACCTGGGGGTGGCGAACACCAATGGGCTGGAGGCGGAATGGATGCACCCGGTCCTGGGCGGGACGGCCCGCGCCTGGATCTGCCTGCAGCGCACCGAGGACGAGGCCGGAGGGTCCCTGAGCAACTCCCCGCGGGCCACGGCCGCGATCCGATTCACCCGCCCCTGGCTGCGGGAGCGCCTGGAAACCGCGTTCGAGTACCAGTTCGCCTCGTCCCGCCTCACGCTCCTCGGCTCCACCGCGGAGCCGGTCCACCTGGTGCACCTGAATGTGACGTGCGCGCCGTGGGGCGGTGCGACGCGCTTCAGCCTCGGGGTTCGCAATCTCCTCGGCCGCGCCTACTCGGATCCCGGCGGGCCCGAGCATCGCGAGGATCTGCTGCCGCAGTACGGCCGTGTGGTCCGCGTGGCCCTCCAGACCGGGAGAGAGTGA
- a CDS encoding methyl-accepting chemotaxis protein, which yields MPVGVQFVTAATLFLLAVATFVYLFLPARIQQPTEAALEARAVALAEHLAEEVGPQLAFGNDAAVRDHMANVLARRGALYAVICDAHGAVLAQAGQLSGQLPTALMRSTRPQLDRSAPGEVRVVQPLSGAGAIPGTLILGVPRQEAENQLNDYRRTALVVSLLILVLGMVGALATSAFITRPIREMTIRLEAMARGDFTGRTRVSTNRETLRLSTALNRMADDVSVALAEVERASAEVVRAANDFNDNFRQMSSRAASENEAGESVAASVTQMARTVQETSRRVQETLSMSRDSKRAAQQGAEVVQRATHIMQQTAEAVETMAGTLNELSSHSDRIGEVVDVIEEIAEQTNLLALNAAIEAARAGDQGRGFAVVADEVRKLAERTQQATKEIAGRVRAVQSGTQEVIGAMEAGRSATEAGREALSREAGDRLHEILRLSEGVESEVENIAVATREQATVSEEIAHKIEHIARASRATAEAADRSAQGTRTMAARAEHMIAKLGRFRLPEAAREGARRAAASPAREPAARTSPPPADRRAA from the coding sequence GTGCCGGTCGGGGTCCAGTTTGTCACTGCCGCAACCCTGTTCCTGCTGGCGGTGGCCACGTTCGTGTACCTGTTCCTCCCGGCGCGGATCCAGCAGCCCACCGAGGCTGCGCTGGAGGCGCGAGCCGTGGCGCTCGCCGAGCACCTGGCCGAGGAAGTCGGACCTCAATTGGCGTTCGGCAACGACGCGGCAGTTCGGGACCACATGGCGAATGTGCTGGCCCGGCGCGGGGCCCTCTACGCGGTCATCTGCGACGCGCACGGGGCGGTGCTGGCGCAGGCCGGGCAACTCTCGGGCCAGCTTCCGACCGCGCTGATGCGCTCCACGCGCCCCCAGCTCGACCGATCCGCTCCGGGAGAAGTGCGCGTGGTCCAGCCGCTGTCCGGCGCGGGGGCCATCCCCGGGACGCTGATCCTCGGCGTCCCGCGGCAGGAGGCCGAGAACCAGCTTAACGACTACCGCCGGACCGCGCTGGTGGTGAGCCTGCTGATCCTGGTGCTGGGCATGGTGGGTGCGCTGGCCACCAGCGCGTTCATCACCCGTCCCATCCGGGAGATGACCATCCGCCTGGAGGCAATGGCGCGCGGGGACTTCACCGGCCGCACCCGGGTGTCCACCAACCGCGAGACGCTGCGGCTTTCGACGGCGCTCAACAGGATGGCCGACGACGTCTCCGTGGCCCTGGCCGAGGTGGAGCGGGCCAGCGCGGAGGTCGTGCGCGCCGCGAACGACTTCAACGACAACTTCCGCCAGATGAGCTCGCGCGCAGCGAGCGAGAACGAGGCCGGCGAGAGCGTCGCCGCCTCCGTGACCCAGATGGCGCGGACGGTGCAGGAGACCTCGCGCCGGGTGCAGGAGACGCTCTCGATGTCGCGCGACTCCAAGCGGGCCGCGCAGCAGGGCGCCGAGGTGGTGCAGCGCGCCACCCACATCATGCAGCAGACCGCGGAGGCGGTGGAGACCATGGCCGGCACGCTCAACGAGCTGTCTTCGCATTCCGACCGCATCGGCGAGGTGGTGGACGTGATCGAGGAGATCGCCGAGCAGACCAACCTGCTGGCCCTCAACGCCGCCATCGAGGCCGCGCGCGCCGGGGACCAGGGCCGCGGGTTCGCGGTGGTGGCCGACGAAGTGCGCAAGCTCGCCGAGCGCACCCAGCAGGCCACCAAGGAGATCGCGGGCCGGGTGCGCGCGGTGCAGTCCGGCACGCAGGAAGTGATCGGCGCCATGGAGGCCGGCCGCAGCGCCACCGAGGCGGGCCGCGAGGCGCTTTCGCGGGAGGCCGGCGACCGCCTGCACGAGATCCTGCGCCTGAGCGAGGGCGTGGAGAGCGAAGTGGAGAACATCGCGGTGGCCACCCGCGAGCAGGCCACGGTGAGCGAGGAGATCGCCCACAAGATCGAGCATATCGCGCGGGCCTCGCGGGCCACGGCGGAGGCCGCCGACCGCTCCGCGCAGGGCACCCGCACCATGGCCGCCCGCGCAGAACATATGATCGCGAAGCTGGGAAGATTCCGGCTGCCGGAAGCGGCGCGGGAAGGCGCGCGCCGGGCCGCCGCCTCGCCGGCGCGGGAGCCCGCCGCGCGAACCTCGCCCCCGCCCGCCGACCGCCGCGCGGCGTAG
- a CDS encoding NHL repeat-containing protein, whose protein sequence is MSRLRNLSRWMQFAPKVSASRAACLALLVLIAGVIAGCGQARVGVQLVYAFFQSFSARGTQPDSLQAPDALLVLGDGVFIREVWVAERDSNRVSRFRFEGTYRGSFGAPGQFDRPVALAPANDSTVFVLDQGGHVSVVDTSGATRRYFLLPSGRTFEALASRGNEVFVGSMRPGVPGQAFVDVFDAEGELLRTIGAQPGDSLSSVAPCGIAVHDTLLYVSDWWAGKVVVFHVSGRRLRSFGRTGTGAGEWERASPGALAFTDDGRLLVSDRENHRVQEYNPDGTYVTQFGRTEVGGAASFQVASIATYSSSLLGEYIYCADEAANRVSIVIRRYIASESRPGVLTRPRGPAGR, encoded by the coding sequence ATGTCCCGCCTGCGAAACCTGTCCCGTTGGATGCAGTTCGCCCCGAAGGTTTCCGCGTCCCGCGCCGCGTGCCTGGCGCTGCTGGTGCTGATCGCCGGGGTCATTGCCGGTTGCGGGCAGGCCAGGGTGGGGGTCCAGCTGGTGTACGCGTTCTTCCAGTCGTTCTCCGCGCGCGGGACCCAGCCGGACAGCCTGCAGGCGCCCGATGCCTTGCTGGTGCTGGGAGACGGGGTGTTCATCCGGGAGGTGTGGGTGGCGGAGCGCGACTCGAACCGGGTCTCGAGGTTCCGGTTCGAGGGCACGTACCGGGGGAGCTTCGGCGCCCCGGGCCAGTTCGACCGACCCGTCGCGCTGGCGCCCGCCAACGACTCCACCGTGTTCGTGCTCGACCAGGGCGGCCACGTCTCGGTCGTGGACACGTCGGGAGCGACGCGTCGGTACTTCCTGCTGCCTTCCGGCCGCACCTTTGAGGCACTGGCGTCGCGCGGAAACGAGGTCTTCGTGGGGAGCATGCGCCCGGGGGTCCCGGGCCAGGCCTTTGTGGATGTCTTCGATGCGGAGGGCGAGCTGCTGCGTACCATCGGGGCGCAGCCCGGGGACTCGCTGTCCTCGGTCGCGCCTTGCGGGATTGCGGTGCACGACACGCTGTTGTATGTGAGCGATTGGTGGGCGGGGAAGGTCGTGGTCTTTCACGTGAGCGGCCGGCGACTCCGGAGCTTTGGCAGGACGGGAACCGGAGCGGGCGAGTGGGAGCGTGCCAGCCCCGGTGCTCTCGCCTTCACCGACGACGGCCGGCTCCTGGTCTCCGACCGAGAGAACCACCGGGTGCAGGAATACAACCCGGATGGAACCTACGTGACGCAGTTCGGGAGAACGGAAGTCGGGGGGGCCGCTTCCTTTCAGGTGGCCTCCATCGCCACCTACAGCTCCAGCCTGCTCGGGGAGTACATCTACTGCGCCGACGAAGCGGCGAACCGCGTATCCATTGTGATCCGCCGCTACATTGCCAGCGAGAGCCGGCCGGGGGTGCTCACGCGGCCGAGGGGGCCCGCGGGCAGGTAG
- the hppD gene encoding 4-hydroxyphenylpyruvate dioxygenase, producing the protein MSTPGDFLQLKGIDHVELWVGNARQAAHYYVHGFGFRVAAYLGPETGVRDRCSYLLEQGRIRLVLTAAMQPEGSVHEHVARHGDGVRDIAFWVDDAEASFRGTVQRGARPAQEPREDRDAHGTLRRAAIHTYGDTLHSFIERRDYHGAFAPGFEARSFAGAGGDAGLLRVDHIVGNVELGKMNEWVAFYRDVMGFSQFIHFDDKDISTEYSALMSKVMEDGSGSIKFPINEPAEGRKKSQIQEYLDFYGGPGAQHVALLSQDIVKTVARLQSAGVEFLGVPHSYYEEIPGRVGPIDEKLAVLEKLGVLVDRDDEGYLLQLFTKPVQDRPTLFYEVIQRKGSRGFGKGNFKALFEAIEREQALRGNL; encoded by the coding sequence ATGTCCACCCCCGGCGACTTCCTGCAGTTGAAGGGCATTGACCACGTCGAGCTGTGGGTGGGCAACGCCCGCCAGGCGGCCCACTATTACGTCCACGGCTTCGGCTTCCGCGTGGCCGCCTACCTGGGCCCGGAGACCGGGGTGCGCGACCGGTGCTCCTACCTGCTGGAGCAGGGCCGGATCCGGCTGGTGCTCACCGCCGCGATGCAGCCGGAGGGCTCGGTGCACGAGCACGTGGCCCGCCACGGAGACGGCGTGCGCGACATCGCCTTCTGGGTGGACGACGCGGAGGCCTCCTTCCGAGGGACCGTGCAGCGCGGGGCCCGCCCGGCGCAGGAGCCCCGCGAGGATCGCGACGCGCATGGCACGCTGCGCCGCGCCGCCATCCACACCTACGGCGACACGCTGCACTCGTTCATCGAGCGCCGCGACTACCATGGCGCGTTCGCGCCCGGCTTCGAGGCTCGCAGCTTCGCCGGCGCGGGCGGCGACGCCGGGCTGTTGCGCGTGGACCACATCGTGGGCAACGTGGAGCTGGGGAAGATGAACGAGTGGGTGGCGTTCTACCGCGACGTGATGGGCTTCTCGCAGTTCATCCACTTCGACGACAAGGACATCTCCACGGAGTACTCGGCGCTGATGTCCAAGGTGATGGAGGACGGCTCCGGCTCCATCAAGTTCCCCATCAACGAGCCGGCCGAGGGCCGGAAGAAGTCGCAGATCCAGGAGTACCTGGACTTCTACGGCGGCCCGGGCGCGCAGCACGTGGCGCTGCTGAGCCAGGACATCGTGAAGACCGTCGCCCGGCTGCAGTCCGCCGGCGTGGAGTTCCTCGGGGTCCCGCACAGCTATTACGAGGAGATCCCGGGGCGCGTGGGCCCGATTGACGAGAAGCTCGCGGTGCTGGAGAAGCTCGGCGTGCTGGTGGACCGCGACGACGAAGGCTACCTGCTGCAGCTGTTCACGAAGCCGGTGCAGGACCGCCCCACGCTCTTCTACGAGGTGATCCAGCGCAAGGGCAGCCGCGGCTTCGGCAAGGGCAACTTCAAGGCGCTCTTCGAGGCCATCGAGCGGGAGCAGGCGCTGCGGGGCAACCTGTGA
- a CDS encoding fumarylacetoacetate hydrolase family protein — translation MDGSSAWSVPRLYRWALGTSRLAPADRTPGTLLEYLSHGGHRGELAALAALAHEAPCADLDGRAFRADLEGLALLPPLLHPPGFRDFYSFEQHVKAARARRGLEMVPEWYEAPVFYFSNPHALVGPGAEVARPGACRELDFELEVAAVLERGGRDFSPADGEGAILGLCILNDWSARDIQRREMKVGLGPSKGKDFATSVGPWITTLDELADRRVGPGRFDLAMTARVNGREVSRANLKDMHFDFGRLVAHAAGGVELLPGELLGSGSAGTGCILELGPENVPWLEPGDVVELEVERLGLLRNTVVSAG, via the coding sequence GTGGACGGCTCCTCGGCATGGTCCGTGCCGCGGCTGTACCGCTGGGCGCTGGGCACGTCCCGCCTGGCCCCCGCGGACCGCACTCCGGGCACGCTGCTGGAGTACCTCTCGCACGGCGGCCACCGCGGGGAGCTCGCCGCGCTCGCCGCGCTGGCGCACGAGGCGCCCTGCGCCGACCTGGACGGCCGGGCATTCCGCGCCGACCTCGAAGGGCTGGCGCTGCTGCCCCCGCTGTTGCACCCGCCGGGCTTCCGCGACTTCTATTCGTTCGAGCAGCACGTGAAGGCCGCGCGCGCCCGGCGCGGGCTGGAGATGGTGCCCGAGTGGTACGAAGCCCCGGTGTTCTACTTCTCGAACCCGCACGCGCTGGTGGGCCCCGGCGCGGAAGTGGCGCGCCCGGGCGCCTGTCGTGAACTCGATTTCGAACTGGAAGTGGCCGCGGTGCTGGAGCGCGGCGGCCGGGACTTCTCCCCCGCCGACGGCGAGGGGGCCATCCTGGGCCTGTGCATCCTCAACGACTGGAGCGCCCGCGACATCCAGCGGCGCGAAATGAAGGTGGGCCTGGGCCCCTCGAAGGGCAAGGACTTCGCCACTTCCGTGGGGCCGTGGATCACCACGCTGGACGAACTGGCCGACCGGCGCGTGGGCCCGGGACGGTTCGACCTGGCCATGACCGCGCGCGTCAACGGACGTGAAGTTTCGCGCGCCAACCTGAAGGACATGCACTTCGATTTCGGCCGCCTGGTGGCGCACGCCGCCGGGGGGGTCGAGCTGCTGCCCGGCGAGCTCCTCGGTTCCGGTTCCGCGGGCACCGGCTGCATCCTGGAACTGGGCCCCGAGAACGTGCCCTGGCTCGAGCCCGGCGACGTGGTGGAGCTGGAAGTCGAGCGCCTGGGCCTGTTGCGCAACACCGTCGTTTCCGCCGGCTGA